ATAGAAGATGTAAAAAAATACAGAGAAAAGTATATTTCCTCTATCTATTCAGAAGGTGGAGAAAATATATTGAGAGATTTAATAGCTAGAAGAAAAGATGAAGCTGAAGATGATGAAGTGGATTGGGAAGAGGAAATATTAGGAGAGTTTGAAGATAGTGGAGAGGATAGACTTAACTCTCCAATAGGATTTTTAGATTATAGAACAGAAAAACCTGAAGAGTTATTTATAGTAAAAGTTCCTGTAAAAAATCCTTGGGAGATATTTGCTTGGTTACCAATGGGAAATTGGAATGAGTGTCCTACTACTTCAGAACATATGGCAATATCAAGGTATTGGTTTGAGAAATATGGAGCTGTGCCAATTAGTATGACACATGATGTAGTGGAATATAGAGTTGAGAAGGTTATAAAAATAGAAGATGAAGCTATGGAAGTAGCAGTAGAGATGTATGGATATTGCCCTGATGTAGACCAAAGTTATGATACTCTTGGATTATTAGCTGGTAGTTTAGTAGATTCTAGTGTTTGGTATTTCTGGTGGGATTAGAGGTGGTAATATGATAGATAAAAAAGAATTAGAACCTTTAAAAAGAAATGCAATAGTAATAAATT
The genomic region above belongs to uncultured Fusobacterium sp. and contains:
- a CDS encoding DUF4253 domain-containing protein, translated to MVEMSELAKEFVEFFNCEYEYFPNNTYEEIMEKFEKYVEEGKEKGYFPVIVTVDETLLECFSFNVSDDEEFTIEDVKKYREKYISSIYSEGGENILRDLIARRKDEAEDDEVDWEEEILGEFEDSGEDRLNSPIGFLDYRTEKPEELFIVKVPVKNPWEIFAWLPMGNWNECPTTSEHMAISRYWFEKYGAVPISMTHDVVEYRVEKVIKIEDEAMEVAVEMYGYCPDVDQSYDTLGLLAGSLVDSSVWYFWWD